The following are from one region of the Methylophilus sp. DW102 genome:
- the rpmH gene encoding 50S ribosomal protein L34, which translates to MKRTYQPSKTRRARTHGFLVRMKTKGGRAVIAARRAKGRKRLGL; encoded by the coding sequence ATGAAACGTACCTATCAACCATCTAAAACCCGTCGTGCACGTACCCATGGCTTTCTGGTACGTATGAAAACCAAAGGTGGTCGTGCAGTGATTGCTGCTCGTCGCGCTAAAGGTCGTAAACGTTTGGGTCTGTAA